The Agrococcus sp. SGAir0287 DNA window GCACGAGCGGCCAGCCGTCGACCAGCGCCATCGCATCGGCGATCTGCCGTTCGACGGTGCCGTCGGAGACGCGGGACAGCGCGCCGATCTCGGCTGCGACGGCGCGGACCTCCATCGCGGTGCGCTCGCTGCGCCCTCCCGCGCGCTCGATCGCGAGGTGCCCGAGAGCCGCGAGCAGCCGCATCCGATGCGCCTCGAGCGCCTGCACGCCGGCGTCGACCGCGGCGAGCTGCGACAGCGCGTTGGCCTGGATGGCGTCGAGCGCGGAGGGGTCGACGCCCTGCGGCTCTCGCTCCATCGCCTGCTCCATGACCCGACTTTGCCAGCGACCACCGACATGGCGGGGCAGGTGTCGTGCACCCTTCGAGGCTCGCTGCGCTCGCACCTCAGGGAGCGGTTGGGGAGGCGCGCTTCGCGGGTCCTGAGGTGCGAGCGCAGCGAGCGTCTTGAAGGGCGCACCCCAGGGAGCGGTTCGGGGAGGGTGGCCGCGTGGGTCGGGCGGCCGCGTGGGGAGGGTCGGCTGCTCCTTTCGAGGCTCGCTGCGCGGGTCCTGAGGAACGAGCGTCCCGAGGGGCGCACCTCACGGAGCGGTTCGGGGAGAGCGGCCGCGGGGGTGGGGCGGCCGCGCCCGCGGGGTCGGGTGCTCCTTTCGAGGCTCGCTGCGCGGATCCGGGGGCAGCGAGCGTGCCGGGGCGCGCCACGTGCAGCGGGTGCGCCCGCAGCATGATGGAGGCACCCGCTCCCGAGAGGACGCCCCATGGACTTCGACGTCGCCGCCTTCCGCGAGCGCTTCCCGTCCCTCGCATCCGGCATCGCGCACTTCGACGGGCCAGGCGGCACGCAGACGCCGCGCGAGGTCGGCGCCGCGATCGCCGACACCCTCACGGGGCCGCTGTCGAACCGCGGGCGCCAGGTGGCCTCCGCCCGCGCCGCCGACGACGCCGTGACGGCGTTCCGCCAGGCGTACGCAGACCTGCTGGGCGTGCCGCCGACCGGCATCGTCCACGGACGCAGCGCGACGCAGCTCACCTTCGACCTCGCGCGGGCGCTCGCGAAGACGTGGCGAGCCGGCGACGAGGTCGTCGTGTCGCGCCTCGACCACGACGCGAACGTGCGGCCCTGGATCATCGCGGCGGAGTCGGTGGGCGCGACGGTGCGCTGGATCGACTTCGACCCCGCGACCGCCGAGGTCGACGTCGACGCCGCCAGGGCGCAGCTCACCGAGCGCACCCGCCTCGTCGCCATCACGGGCGCCTCGAACGTGCTCGGCACGAAGCCGCCGGTACGCGCGATCGCGGATGCGGCGCACGCCCTGGGCGCGCTCGTGCACGTCGACGCCGTCCATCTCGCGGCGCACGCGCCGATCGACGTCGCCGAGCTCGGCGCCGACCTGCTCGTGTGCTCGCCGTACAAGCTGCTCGGCCCGCACTGCGGCGTGCTCGCCGCGGATCCCGCGCTGCTCGACACCATCCATCCCGACAAGCTCGCGCCCTCGTCGGATGCCGTGCCCGAGCGGTTCGAGCTCGGCACGCTGCCCTACGAGGTGCTCGCCGGCGCGACGGCCGCGGTCGACGTGCTCGCGAGCCTGTCGCCGACGCCGCACGCGCACCGCCGCGACCGCATCAGCGACGGCCTGCACGCGATCGATGCGCACGAGACTCGGCTGCGCGAGCGCATCGAGCGCGAGCTCACCGCGTTCGGCGACGACGTCGTGCTGCACTCGCGGGCGAGCGATCGCACCCCGACGCTCCTCGTCACCCTGCCCGGCCGCTCGACGGCGGAGGCCGCGCAGCACCTCGCGGACCGCGACGTCGCCGCTCCCTCGGGCTCGTTCTACGCGCTCGAGCCGTTCCGCCGCCTCGCGCTGCCCGGCGACGAGGCGCTGCGCGCCGGGCTCGCGCCCTACGTCGACGATCGCGACGTCGACCGTCTGCTCGAGGGCCTCGCGGAGTTCCTCGGTCGTTGAGCGGCACCCGCTGACGCGAGCGTCGGCGCCGGCGCCGGCCGCGCCGATGCGCGAACCGACCCGGCCCTACCGCTGCTCGGCCGCCGACTCCGCCGCCTCCACCGGCACCCGCTCGCCGTCGGGGATGCCCGCCGCGCGGCGACGCTGCAGCCCGCGGCGCACGAGCGGCCAGAACAGCACGAGCGCACCCGCGGCGATGACGCTCGTCAGCACCTGCACGCGACCCGAGTCGGACAGCAGCATGATGCCGACGATGCCGATCGCCGCCGCTATGAGCACGACGTTGAGCCACGGGAACAGCCACACCTTCAGCTGCAGGCCCTCGCGCTCCTCGGCCGTCATGCGCGACCGCAGCCGCCACTGCGTCACCGCGATGAAGACGTACACGAACAGGGCGACGAGGCCCGTGGAGTTCATGATGAACTCGTAGATGCCCGACGACGGCGCGAGGAAGTTCACGAGCGTCGCGACGAGGCCGCCGATCGTCGAGGCGACGACCGCGAGCACCGGCACGCCGCGGCGCGACCGCTTCGCGACGGCGCGCGGCGCGAGGCCCTGCTCCGCGAGCGCCGCGAACATGCGCGAGGCCGAGTACGTGCCCGAGTTCAGCACCGAGATGACGGCGGTGAAGATGACGAGCTGCATGATCGTCTCCGCGCCCGGCACGCCGAACAGGTCGAAGACGTAGCTGAACGGGGCGATGACGTCGGGCGAGGGCAGCTCGTCCCACGGCACGACCGTCACGATCACGAGGATCGCGCCGACGTAGAAGAGCATGACGCGCCAGATCACGGTCTTGGCCGCCTGCTTGATGCCCTTCGCCGGATCCTCCGACTCCGCCGCCGCCATGACGGCGATCTCGGTGCCGAAGTACGAGAAGAGCACGAGCGCGACCGACGTCAGCACGACGCCGAAGCCGTTCGGCATGAAGCCGCCGTGCTCCCACAGATTGCCCACCGACATCGTGGCGCCCGGCCACAGGCCGAGCGCGAAGAGCACGCCGGCGACGAGGAAGACGACGATCGCGACGACCTTGATGCTCGCGAGCCAGAACTCGGTCTCGCCGAACGAGCGCAGCGAGATGAGGTTCGTCGTGACGAAGATCGCCAGCAGCACGAGGGATGCGAGCCATGCCGGGATCGCGGGGAACCACGCGTGCACCATGCCGCCGCCGACGACCGCCTCGTAGGCGATGACGCCGACCCAGAAGTACCAGTAGAGCCAGCCGACGACGTACGCAGCCCAGTCGCCGAGACCGACGCGGGCGTACTCCATGAACGAGCCGACCGCGGGGCGCGCCGCCGCCATCTCGCCGAGCATGCGCATGGCGAGGAAGACGAGGAGGCCGCCGATGAGGTAGGACAGCATCGCGGCGGGGCCGGTCTCGCGGATGATGTTCGCCGAGCCGACGAAGAGGCTCGCGCCGATGATGCCGCCGAGCGTGATCATCGTGACGTGGCGCGTGCGCAGCCGCTTCGTGGGCAGCGGCTCGCCACCGGCGACGGCGGCGGCGTCGCCGCGTGATCCGAGCGGGCGGTCGGTGGTTGGATCCGTGGCCACGGTGCTCCTTCTGACGCGGGAACGAGCGACATCGCTCTCAGCGATTGCTCATCGTATGCATGGGCGCATGTCGGTTCGATGACGTAGGGCCCAGGATTCCCGACCGGGATGCGTCGGCTGCGCCGACGGATCTACGCTGCAACCATGCTCGACCTCCCGCGCCTCGTCATCCTGCGCGCGGTGCAGCTGCACGGTGGCATCACCGCCGCCGCGCGCGAGCTGCAGTACAGCCACTCGGCGGTGTCGCAGCAGCTGTCGGTGCTCGAGCGCGAGGTGGGCGTGCCGCTGCTCGAGCGTCGCGGACGCACCGTCGGCCTCACGGCGGCCGGCATCGAGCTCGTGCGCAGCACCGAGGCCATCCTCGCGGCGGTCGAGCGCGCGGAGGCCGACCTCGCGAGGTCGCAGCGCGAGCCGCGCGGCGTCGTCACCATCGCCGCGTTCGCGTCGATCGCGCGCAGCGTGCTGCCGCTCGCGCTGCGCCGGCTCGCGGTCGACGCCCCGCACCTCGAGGTGCACGTCGAGCTGCACGTGCCCGAGGAGGCGGCCGTGCGGCTCGCCGCGAGGCAGGTCGACGCCGTGCTCACCGACGCCTTCCCGGGCACCGAGGTGCCGGAGGCCGACGGCATCCACGCGACGCCCCTGACGTCGGATCGCGTGCGCGGCTACCTCCCGGCCGGCACCGACGCCGCCGACCTCGCGGCGTTGCGCGAGGTGCCGTGGGTGCTCGAGCCCGTGGGCGCGGCGTCGCGGCAGTGGGCGCTGCGCGTGTGCCGCGAGCAGGGCTTCGAGCCGCGGATCGCGCACGTGTCGAGCGACATCCTCTTCCACCTGCGCATGGCGGAGGCGGGGCTCGCGGCCGCGTTCGTGCCCGACCTGGTGGTGCGGGAGGCGGCGAGCGACGCGGTCTGGAGCGACGCGCTGCCCTCGGGCGATCGCGGCATCCTCTTCCTCGTGCGCTCGGGTGCGGAGGCGCATCCCGCGCTCGTCGCGATCAGGGATGCGGTGCGCGCGGCGATCGGCGAGTTCGAAGCGTAAGCAGAACCGACGGTCGCTGGTCGGTATCGGTCGCTTTGCGTGACCGATGCGTCGCCCCTACCGTGAAGGCATGCCGCGCGCCCGAGCGCGGACGAGCCGACGGAGGTGGCCGACCATGACCCTCACCGATCCCACGACCAGCAGCGACGCCGGTGCCGTGCTCGACGGCCCCGCCCTCTGGTCCGCCCAGGCCCACATGCCCACCGTGCTCGGCAGGCAGCTCGTCATCGACCGCGGCGAGGGCGCCTACGTCGTGACGACCGAGGGCCAGCGGCTCTTCGACGGCACCGCGGGCCTCTGGCACGCCAACGTCGGGCACGCGCATCCCGAGCTCGCGCAGGCGGCGTACGACCAGATGCGCAGGCTCGAGACGTACCACGTGTTCGCGCGGTACGCGAACGACAAGGCCATCGCGCTCGGCGAGCGGCTCGCGGCCATCGCCCCCATGGAGCGTGCGAAGGTCATCCTCAACTCCGGCGGCTCCGACTCGATCGACGTCGCCGCGAAGCTCGCCCGCCGCCACTGGCAGCGCGAGGGCCGCGCCGAGAAGACGATCGTGCTGAGCCGCGACCTGTCGTACCACGGCCTCCACGCCTTCGGCACGAGCATCGCGGGCCTCCCCTTCAACCGCGAGGGCTACGGGTCCGACTCGCTCGTGCCCGAGACCGCGCGCGTCGCGCAGCACGATCTCGCCGACGTCGAGCGCACGATCCTCGAGCTCGGCCCCGAGCGCATCGCCGCGATCGTCACCGAGCCCGTCCAGGGCACCGGAGGCGTCCACCCGCCCGCTCCCGGCTACCTCGAGGGCCTGCAGCGACTGTGCCGCGAGCACGACATCCTGCTCGTGCTCGACGAGGTCATCACGGGCTTCGGCCGCACCGGCACGATGTTCGCCGCCCAGCGCTACGGCGTCGAGCCCGACCTCGTGACCTTCGCGAAGGGCGTCACCTCCGGCTACGCCCCGCTCGGCGGCGTGCTCGTGAGCCCGAGGATCTGGGAGCCGTTCTACGTCGACTCGGTCGAGACGCCGATCTTCCGCCACGGGGTCACCTACGCGGGCCACGCCACGGCGTCCGCCGTCGCGCTCGCCCACCTCGACGTGCTCGAGCGCGACGGGCTCGTCGCCCGCGTCGGCGAGCTCGAGGCGGTGCTGCGGCAGCAGCTCGACGGCCTCGCCGCGCGGCAGGCGGGGGTCGTCGACGTGCGCGTCGCCGGCCTCCTCGGTGGCGTCGAGCTCGCGCCCGAGCTCGACGCGGTGCGCGTCACCGACGCGCTCGTCGACCTCGGCTTCATCTCGCGCCCGCTGCGCGGCAACACGCTGCAGCTGAGCCCGCCGTTCATCATCGCCGACGAGGAGCTCGTCTCGTTCGTCGCCGCCATCGAGCACGCGATCATCCAGGAAGGCAACCGATGACCATCGCAGACACCACCCGCCGCGAGCTGCTCGCCGGCGACCCCGAGCGCATCGCCCGCGCCGACCGCGTCATCGCCGGCCTCGGGCTGCCGAGCACCGGCATCGCCGTCGCCGATCCCGCGACCGGCGAGACGATCGCGACCGTCGCCGACCAGGATGCGTCGGCCGCGCTCGCCGCCGTCGGCACCGCCGACGCCGCGGGCCGCTCGTGGGCGCGCACGACGCCGCGGCAGCGCGCCGACGTGCTGCACGCCTGGTACGACCTGCTGATCGCGCACCGCGACGACCTCGCGCACCTCATCGTGCGCGAGATGGGCAAGCCGCTCGCCGAGGCCTACGGCGAGGTGCAGTACGGCGCCGACTTCGTGCGCTGGTACGCCGAGGAGGCCGTCCGTCCCCGCGGCGACTACCGCGAGTCGCCGAACGGCGGGGCGCAGATCATCACGCGCC harbors:
- a CDS encoding cysteine desulfurase-like protein; its protein translation is MDFDVAAFRERFPSLASGIAHFDGPGGTQTPREVGAAIADTLTGPLSNRGRQVASARAADDAVTAFRQAYADLLGVPPTGIVHGRSATQLTFDLARALAKTWRAGDEVVVSRLDHDANVRPWIIAAESVGATVRWIDFDPATAEVDVDAARAQLTERTRLVAITGASNVLGTKPPVRAIADAAHALGALVHVDAVHLAAHAPIDVAELGADLLVCSPYKLLGPHCGVLAADPALLDTIHPDKLAPSSDAVPERFELGTLPYEVLAGATAAVDVLASLSPTPHAHRRDRISDGLHAIDAHETRLRERIERELTAFGDDVVLHSRASDRTPTLLVTLPGRSTAEAAQHLADRDVAAPSGSFYALEPFRRLALPGDEALRAGLAPYVDDRDVDRLLEGLAEFLGR
- a CDS encoding amino acid permease; amino-acid sequence: MATDPTTDRPLGSRGDAAAVAGGEPLPTKRLRTRHVTMITLGGIIGASLFVGSANIIRETGPAAMLSYLIGGLLVFLAMRMLGEMAAARPAVGSFMEYARVGLGDWAAYVVGWLYWYFWVGVIAYEAVVGGGMVHAWFPAIPAWLASLVLLAIFVTTNLISLRSFGETEFWLASIKVVAIVVFLVAGVLFALGLWPGATMSVGNLWEHGGFMPNGFGVVLTSVALVLFSYFGTEIAVMAAAESEDPAKGIKQAAKTVIWRVMLFYVGAILVIVTVVPWDELPSPDVIAPFSYVFDLFGVPGAETIMQLVIFTAVISVLNSGTYSASRMFAALAEQGLAPRAVAKRSRRGVPVLAVVASTIGGLVATLVNFLAPSSGIYEFIMNSTGLVALFVYVFIAVTQWRLRSRMTAEEREGLQLKVWLFPWLNVVLIAAAIGIVGIMLLSDSGRVQVLTSVIAAGALVLFWPLVRRGLQRRRAAGIPDGERVPVEAAESAAEQR
- a CDS encoding LysR family transcriptional regulator: MLDLPRLVILRAVQLHGGITAAARELQYSHSAVSQQLSVLEREVGVPLLERRGRTVGLTAAGIELVRSTEAILAAVERAEADLARSQREPRGVVTIAAFASIARSVLPLALRRLAVDAPHLEVHVELHVPEEAAVRLAARQVDAVLTDAFPGTEVPEADGIHATPLTSDRVRGYLPAGTDAADLAALREVPWVLEPVGAASRQWALRVCREQGFEPRIAHVSSDILFHLRMAEAGLAAAFVPDLVVREAASDAVWSDALPSGDRGILFLVRSGAEAHPALVAIRDAVRAAIGEFEA
- a CDS encoding aminotransferase family protein, translated to MTLTDPTTSSDAGAVLDGPALWSAQAHMPTVLGRQLVIDRGEGAYVVTTEGQRLFDGTAGLWHANVGHAHPELAQAAYDQMRRLETYHVFARYANDKAIALGERLAAIAPMERAKVILNSGGSDSIDVAAKLARRHWQREGRAEKTIVLSRDLSYHGLHAFGTSIAGLPFNREGYGSDSLVPETARVAQHDLADVERTILELGPERIAAIVTEPVQGTGGVHPPAPGYLEGLQRLCREHDILLVLDEVITGFGRTGTMFAAQRYGVEPDLVTFAKGVTSGYAPLGGVLVSPRIWEPFYVDSVETPIFRHGVTYAGHATASAVALAHLDVLERDGLVARVGELEAVLRQQLDGLAARQAGVVDVRVAGLLGGVELAPELDAVRVTDALVDLGFISRPLRGNTLQLSPPFIIADEELVSFVAAIEHAIIQEGNR